The sequence below is a genomic window from Thermoanaerobaculia bacterium.
GGCTCGCGTCGTCGATCCAGAGGAGGAAATGACGCGCCACGGACGCCCTCTCCCTCTCGCCCGGCTTCACGACCAGGTCCGGCGAGAGGTTCTGGAAATCGGAACGCTGCACCGCGCCGTCGCGCACCGCCGCGAAATAGTCGACGTCGACGGGGCGCCGGTCGACGCGGATCTGGAAGGCGTCGCGCGGCAGGTCCGGAACGGGACGCCCGGCAGGATCGGTGACGACGACGTCGATGTCCATGACGCGCACGCTGACGTTCTCCCGGAAGCCGGAGTCCTGCGCCGGAAGCGCCGCGGGAATCCCGGCGAGGCCGGCCGCCGTGAGGATCGCGGCGGGCAAGCGCGCCGGAGGCCTCCGCGCGGAGGTCGTCACGGCTGGCCGAGGCCGAGGAACTCGAAGAGACGGCGGACTTCCGCGCGCGATTCGGAATCGAGCGCCGGCGGTTTGCGGCCGAGCACGGGGATGGCGCCGATCGCGCACTGAGGGAGCGCCGCGCGCGCGAACCGGACGGCCGAGAGGAGCGGCGATTCCCGGGGGTTGCCGGCGTCGGAGAGCACGTCGGCGATCTCGGCGGTCGCCCGCCAGGCCTCGGCGCGGATCCTTCCGACGACGGGGCGAAAATGCTCGAGGGTCGCCGCCCGGAAACGCCCGGCGGGGAGCGGCGCGCGCGCGACCGCCTCGAGGAGATCGGCATACGGCACCGCGTGCAGCAGCCCGGCCGCGTAAGCCTCTTCGCGCCCGGCTTTCCACCGCGGAGCCGCGTGCGAGGCGGCGACGGCCGCCGCGAGCGAGCCGCGCCGCAGCGCTCTCGGGATCGCGTCCGCGGCCGGAAGCGGCGTCCGATCGGGCGCGATCAGCGCGCAGGCGAGCGTGCGGAACGCGGCGTCGCCGATCCGCCGGGCCGCTTCCCGGAGGGTCCCGACGCGCCGCGTGCCGCCGACGGCGAACGCATTGGCGAGCATGAGCAGGTTGACCGCGAAGAAGGGATCGAGCTGCGCGAGACCGAGGAGGCGCTCGGAGGCGGCCGCCGCCTCTTCGGAAGCGAGAATCTCCGCCGTGAAGCGCGCCGTGTCGTCGAAGATCGGGAAGAATGCGACGGGCGCGGCGAGCCTCGAATGGAGGGCCGCCGCGAACCGCCGGAACTGGACGAAAAGCTCCCGCCCCTTGGCCGCGCCGATGTCGTCCTCGCCGCTCCTCGCGACGACGTCCCAGAACCCGTCCTCGACGGCCTCGGGCCGGAACTCCTGCTCCCACCCCTCCCCGTCGAGCTCGTCGCCCGCGCGCGAGCGATCGAAGCGGACCGTGTCGTCCATGGCCTTGACCGCGTGGAAGGCGATCACCTGTCCCTTGATCTTCAGGTGGATCTGGAGGAGGTCCTCGGTCTGGTAGTCGGGGTCGAACTCGAAACGCCCGCGCGTCCAGGTGAGGACGTCCTTCAGGAGCTTCTCCGCCAGAGCCCCGACGAGCTCCGCGAGCGAGTCGCGTGGAATCCAGTCCTCCTCGAGGAGGACGCGCGTGAGCTTCGTGCCCGAGGCGAGGTTCCGGGCGAGTGAGGAGTAAAGGCAGGAGACCGGCACGGCGCGCGAGCGCAAAAGCGCCTGGCCCAGCCGGTCCGCGGGCCTGCCGCCGGAGACGTAGACGATGTCGCCGTTCTTCCAGTCGATCGTCTTTCGATCCGACCCGCGCGTCAGCGTGAGCCGCCCGGACGCGCGGCGCACTTCGAGCCACTGGATGAGATCGACGACGTCGAAGCTCTCGATCCTGCCGGAGAGATGATTAGCCAAGGAACGAGATTCTATCATTCGGGTCCGTCTCACCCGTCCGGAATACAATCGGCGGACATGCCGGACGACGGGAAGAAAAGCGCGCGCGCGATCCCCGGAGCGACATCCTCCGGGATCCCGATCCGCGCGTCCTACGGACCCGAGGACGCGCGGGGGAACGCGCTCCCGCCCGGAGAGTTTCCGTACACGCGGGGGCTCTCCGCCGACGGCTTCCGCGGGCGCTTCTGGACGATGCGGCAATACGCCGGGTTCGGGAGCGCCCGCGAGTCCAACGCCCGGTACAAGTACCTTCTCGAGAGAGGCCAGACCGGGCTGTCGATCGCCTTCGACCTGCCGACCCAGATCGGTTTCGACTCCGACGATCCCCTCGCGCGCGGCGAGGTCGGGAAGGTCGGCGTCGCGGTCGCGACGATCGAGGACATGGAGATCCTGACCGACGGGCTCCCGCTCGACCGCGTTTCCGTCTCGATGACGATCAACTCGACGGCCGCGATCCTCCTGGCGCTCTACCTCGCGGCCGCGCGCCGCCGGGGATTTTCGTGGGCGGCGCTGTCGGGGACCGTGCAGAACGACGTCCTGAAGGAGTTCATCGCGCGGGGCACGTACACGTTCCCGCCCGCGCCGTCGATGAAGATCGCGACCGACGTCTTCGAGTTCTGCCGCGACTCCGTGCCGCGCTGGAACACGATCTCGATCTCGGGGTACCACATCCGGGAGGCGGGCGCGACCGCCGTGGAGGAAGTCGCCTTCACGCTGGCCAACGGAATCGCTTACGTGGAGGCGGCGCTCGCGCGCGGGCTCGCGATCGACGACTTCGCGCCGCGCCTGTCGTTTTTCTTCAATGCGCACTCGAACTTCTTCGAGGAGGCTGCGAAATTCCGCGCCGCGCGGGCGCTGTGGGCCGAGATCGTGCGCGACCGGTTCGGGGCGAAGAACCCGCGCTCCGGCTACCTGCGCTTCCACGCCCAGACGGCCGGCTCGACGCTCACGGCGCAGCAGCCGCCGGTCAACGTCGTCCGGACGACCCTCGAGGCGCTGTCGGCCGTTCTCGGCGGCGCGCAGTCGCTCCACACCAACGCCTACGACGAGGCGCTCGCGCTGCCGACGGAAGACTCGGCCAAGCTCGCGCTCCGCACGCAGCAGGTGATCGCCTGGGAATCGGGCGTCGCGGACGTCGTCGATCCGCTCGGAGGGTCGTTCCTCGTCGAATCCTGGACGCGCGAGATCCACGACCGCGCGCGGGAGCTCATCGCGAAGATCGACGCGCTCGGCGGATCGCTCGCGGCGATCGCCAACGGCTTCTTTTCCCGGGCGATCGAGGACGCGGCGTTTGCGGCGCAGCGGCAGGTCGAGTCGGGAGAGCGGGTGATCGTGGGCGTCAATCGCTTCGTCGAGGAGGAATCGGTCGTGCCTCCGCTCCTGACGATCGGACGGGAGGTCGAGGAGGACCAGGTGCGTCGCCTGCGCGCGTTTCGCGACCGCCGGGACCCGAAAGCGGTCGAACGGGCCCGCGCCGCTCTGCTCGCCGACGCCCGTGAGAGCCGGAACCTGATCCCCGCGATGCTCGATTCGGTCGAGGTGGGCGTCACGCTCGGAGAGATCGTCGCGACGCTCAAATCCGAGTACGGCGAGCACGTCTGAGGACGATCGGAGCGGGCATCGAGCGGATGTAAATCTCACGAAAATAACGGCATCCATGTGGAAAAAAAGAGCGTCAGCGTTCGGAGGCCCGAAAAACGGCCCGTCATGCGGCAGAAAAATATCAAGATGAGGTTCTTCAGTGGTTTACCGAGATGCACAGGAACGTGTGCAATCGCCCCGTTCCCCGCGCCAACCAGCGTTTTCGCTCTGATTTCCGCAGCTTCTGCACAGCCTTTTCCGAAACCGTGGCGGAAAAGCAGAAAAAACCTCGCCATGACCGAGCTTTGACCGTGCCGACGTGGAGACCTTGCCCACGAACCCGGGGAGAGTGACGAAGCGTCTCAGGGGAGCGCCGCCGGACGGATCTGGTGGTCGAGGCGCTTGACGATCGCGCCCCCTTCGGCGGTCGGAAACCTCAGGGAAGGGAAGGGGCGCGCCCATTCCTTCAGCGCCGGCGATTGGGAGCCGGCATGGACGAGCACGAGCGACGCGTCCTGTCCCGGTGACCAGAACTTCGAAATGGCCCTCGGGTCGCCGGCGACGGAGTCGAGCGGCCGCGTCCAGGGGTGCGAGCGACGGAGCCAATACGGTCCCTCGACGTAGTAGGCCAGACACACCTGCGCGTACGCATTCTCCGTGATGATCCTTTCTCCGGCGGGTCGGGCGTTCAGGAAACGGGCCAGCGGGCGCCAGTCGGGGCGGCCGTCCCGAAAATACGACCGCAGCCCGTGAAGATCGCCGGCGAGGACCAGGAGAACGACGGCCGCGGTTGCGCCGATGCGCAGCAGGCTCCGGTTTCCGAGGCGTGCCACGGCGATCGCCGCGAGGATCGGGATCACGATGCCGACCGGCAGGAAATGACGCGAGACGGCGAAATGCGGATGGACGTGCTCGAGCGATTCGATCACGAAGGCCCCGCCCACCATGCCGATGACGACGAAGCGGGTTCCGCGGCGCCTCAGGGCGCAAAACGCACCGGTCGCCGCCAGCGCCGCGTACGCGAGATCGCCGGCGCCTGGCGCGTAGCCTTCGTTCGGAGCGAATCCGTAGAACGAGAAAAGGGCGCCGAGGCGCGTCCACGACAGGGGCGGAGCGGCGGTTTCCGGCGTCCGTCCGGCCGCGACGCGGACGACGGGAAGCCACGGCAGGTAAGCGACGAAGAGCAGGGCGAGGAATGCGGGACTCCAGAGGAGGAATCGTCTCGCCCGCCGCGACCGCGCCGCATCAGGCGATCTCGCTTCGTCGATCAGCATGGCGGCAGCGGCGATGCCCAGCACGATCGCGGCGATGTACAGGGAGTAGGCCGTGGCGAGGCATGCCAGATAGAGAACGACCAGTCGCCGTCCGCCTCCCCATCGGAGGAAGCCGTCGAGACAGAGCAGCGCCGTCAGGAAGGTCAGGAGACCGAGCGAATATGGCCGCAGCTCCTGTGAGTAACGAACGTGAAACGGAGCGGCGGCGACGAACACGGCGGAGAGAAGCCCCGCCCGCCGCCCGGCGCGTCGCCCGACGAGAAACCCGATCGCGAGAATCGAGAGCGTGCCCCACACGACGGGACACAGCCGTCGCGCCGCGTCGGTCGGACCGAGAAGGCCAAAGAGCCGATCGATCACGTAATCCAACGGAGGATGGACCGCGTCGAATTTGAGCGATCCCCAGCATTCCGACCACGTCCCGCGAATGAACGAGGCCTGCATGATCTCGTCGAGCCAAAAGGAGAAATGATCGAGGCGAAGCAGACGAACCGTCAGCGCGAAGAGGGCGACGAGCGCGACCAGCACCTTGTAAGCGGCGCCGAGCTCGGATTTTTTTTTT
It includes:
- a CDS encoding DUF4388 domain-containing protein; its protein translation is MANHLSGRIESFDVVDLIQWLEVRRASGRLTLTRGSDRKTIDWKNGDIVYVSGGRPADRLGQALLRSRAVPVSCLYSSLARNLASGTKLTRVLLEEDWIPRDSLAELVGALAEKLLKDVLTWTRGRFEFDPDYQTEDLLQIHLKIKGQVIAFHAVKAMDDTVRFDRSRAGDELDGEGWEQEFRPEAVEDGFWDVVARSGEDDIGAAKGRELFVQFRRFAAALHSRLAAPVAFFPIFDDTARFTAEILASEEAAAASERLLGLAQLDPFFAVNLLMLANAFAVGGTRRVGTLREAARRIGDAAFRTLACALIAPDRTPLPAADAIPRALRRGSLAAAVAASHAAPRWKAGREEAYAAGLLHAVPYADLLEAVARAPLPAGRFRAATLEHFRPVVGRIRAEAWRATAEIADVLSDAGNPRESPLLSAVRFARAALPQCAIGAIPVLGRKPPALDSESRAEVRRLFEFLGLGQP
- a CDS encoding methylmalonyl-CoA mutase family protein, with translation MPDDGKKSARAIPGATSSGIPIRASYGPEDARGNALPPGEFPYTRGLSADGFRGRFWTMRQYAGFGSARESNARYKYLLERGQTGLSIAFDLPTQIGFDSDDPLARGEVGKVGVAVATIEDMEILTDGLPLDRVSVSMTINSTAAILLALYLAAARRRGFSWAALSGTVQNDVLKEFIARGTYTFPPAPSMKIATDVFEFCRDSVPRWNTISISGYHIREAGATAVEEVAFTLANGIAYVEAALARGLAIDDFAPRLSFFFNAHSNFFEEAAKFRAARALWAEIVRDRFGAKNPRSGYLRFHAQTAGSTLTAQQPPVNVVRTTLEALSAVLGGAQSLHTNAYDEALALPTEDSAKLALRTQQVIAWESGVADVVDPLGGSFLVESWTREIHDRARELIAKIDALGGSLAAIANGFFSRAIEDAAFAAQRQVESGERVIVGVNRFVEEESVVPPLLTIGREVEEDQVRRLRAFRDRRDPKAVERARAALLADARESRNLIPAMLDSVEVGVTLGEIVATLKSEYGEHV
- a CDS encoding glycosyltransferase family 39 protein — translated: KKKSELGAAYKVLVALVALFALTVRLLRLDHFSFWLDEIMQASFIRGTWSECWGSLKFDAVHPPLDYVIDRLFGLLGPTDAARRLCPVVWGTLSILAIGFLVGRRAGRRAGLLSAVFVAAAPFHVRYSQELRPYSLGLLTFLTALLCLDGFLRWGGGRRLVVLYLACLATAYSLYIAAIVLGIAAAAMLIDEARSPDAARSRRARRFLLWSPAFLALLFVAYLPWLPVVRVAAGRTPETAAPPLSWTRLGALFSFYGFAPNEGYAPGAGDLAYAALAATGAFCALRRRGTRFVVIGMVGGAFVIESLEHVHPHFAVSRHFLPVGIVIPILAAIAVARLGNRSLLRIGATAAVVLLVLAGDLHGLRSYFRDGRPDWRPLARFLNARPAGERIITENAYAQVCLAYYVEGPYWLRRSHPWTRPLDSVAGDPRAISKFWSPGQDASLVLVHAGSQSPALKEWARPFPSLRFPTAEGGAIVKRLDHQIRPAALP